The nucleotide sequence AGCTCGTCTACCGCACCGCCAAGATGGTGGAAGCGGGAGTGCCGGCGCAGCGCGAGTCGGCGGTGACCAAGCTCTTCGTGGCCGAGTCCGTGTGGAAGATCGTGGACCACGCCATGCAGGTGCTGGGGGGGATCGGCTACACCACGGACTTCCCCATCCAGGCCATCTTCCGCAACGCGCGGCTGCTCAGGATCGGCGCGGGATCGGACGAGATCATGAAGTTCTTGATCGCCCGAGAGATCCTCAAGGAAATAAAGGGGTGAGTGAGCTACTGGCCCCGTACGCCGCCGCCGGCGCGGGGACGGCCCCCGAGGTCGAGGCGGAGCACGGCGAAGAGGTCGCGCTGGCGCCGCCCTGGATCACCATCCTCCACAACT is from Candidatus Methylomirabilota bacterium and encodes:
- a CDS encoding acyl-CoA dehydrogenase family protein; amino-acid sequence: LVYRTAKMVEAGVPAQRESAVTKLFVAESVWKIVDHAMQVLGGIGYTTDFPIQAIFRNARLLRIGAGSDEIMKFLIAREILKEIKG